Below is a genomic region from Nocardioides panacis.
CCGCCCCGTCTGCGCTGGCCGGGAACGACGACACGGTGCGCCGCGGGTCCTGCTCCGGTTCGACCGACTGGAAGATCAAGGTCGGGCCCGAGGACGGCCGCCTCGAGGTGGAGGCCGAGGTGGACAGCAACCGCAGCGGCCAGACCTGGCGCTGGCGGCTGACGCACAACGGCTCGCTGTCGGCGAGCGGGACGCGCGGCACCGGGGGACGCAGCGGGTCCTTCGAGGTGCGCCGCACCACCGTCGACTCCCGCGGTGCCGACGGGTTCGAGTTCCGGGCCCGCAACGTGCGCAGCGGCGAGCTCTGTCGCGGAACCGTGAACTTCTGACCCGGTTCGCCCGCATACTGGGCCGTCAGCTGGGCCACCGTCGTCGAGATCCCGGGAGTGTCGTGCGCTACGCGAGGAACCCCGTGGCGCAGTTCCTGGCCGCCGGCCTGGTGGTCCTGGTCGTGGTGGTCGTCGGCACCCTGCAGCTGAGCCGGCACGCCGCGGACGACGAGGCCGTCAACGATGCCCGGGCCACCACCGAGCTGCTCGCCACCTCGGTCGCCCAGCCGGCCATCCCGCGCGGGCTGGCCGCCGGCGAGTCCGGGGCGGTGGACCGGTTCGACCGCACCGTGCTGCGCCGGCTGCTGGTCGGCGACGTGCTGCGGGTGAAGATCTGGACCGCCGAGGGGCGGATCGTCTACTCCGACGAGACCCGGCTGATCGGCGACCGGTTCCCGCTCGGCCCCGAGGAGCTCGAGGTGCTGCACGGCGGCACCAGCGACGCGGAGCTCTCCGACCTCGCCGAGCCGGAGAACCGCTTCGAGAAGAAGGACGTCTCGCTGCTCGAGGTCTACACGCGGGTGCGCTCGCCCGAGGGCGAGCCGCTGCTCTTCGAGGCCTACTACTCCGCCGCCGACATCGCCCGCCAGCGCCAGCAGATCTACCACTCCTTCGGCCCGATCGCCCTCGGTGGCCTGCTCGTCCTGGTCGCCGTCACCACCCCGCTGCTGTGGGCGCTGACCCGGCGCCTCGAGCGCACCGGACGGGACCGGGCCCGGCTGCTGGAGACCGCCGCAGACGCCTCCGAGTCCGAGCGCCGCCGCATCGCGCGCGACCTGCACGACGGCGTGGTCCAGGACCTCGCCGGGACGTCGTACTCCCTGTC
It encodes:
- a CDS encoding sensor histidine kinase, translated to MAQFLAAGLVVLVVVVVGTLQLSRHAADDEAVNDARATTELLATSVAQPAIPRGLAAGESGAVDRFDRTVLRRLLVGDVLRVKIWTAEGRIVYSDETRLIGDRFPLGPEELEVLHGGTSDAELSDLAEPENRFEKKDVSLLEVYTRVRSPEGEPLLFEAYYSAADIARQRQQIYHSFGPIALGGLLVLVAVTTPLLWALTRRLERTGRDRARLLETAADASESERRRIARDLHDGVVQDLAGTSYSLSAAARDPGTAPDMAQRLEPMAGALRSSLRSLRSLLVEIYPPELGADGLEAVLGDLVATAAPAGVHAVVEVYGVQGASDDAVRLVWRVAQEAVRNALRHAKAENLTVQVGTVGERLSLDVTDDGLGFDPHRQASGLGLRSLRDLVSEAGGRLDVRSSTGEGTTVHAEVPR